actaagaaaataattttgaagagtttcattgtcttaaatgaagacgaaaaattcttaaattaagtaaaatttatactcaaatcgagaaaaatttcttaatttaagaatttttttactcaaatcaagaaaataaaattcttcaaatttatctacttgattcaagtaaattttttttctgtgtagaaatcaaaaaataatgctctaaaaaaatttgacgacTCGCAGAAAATGTCGAcgtttaatataatttataaaaaattcaaaggtgatgatttgaataatttttttgtatttcttttCAAAAAGCACATCCAATGAGCGTGTTCAGCCGAACTAAGTCCTGAGTAAACTTAGTTAGCCTAAGTATAGTCAAAGCATTTCCCGCTATACATATATCTATCTACTATACTATACATTGTTATTACTAAGTTTACTCAAGACTTAGTTCGGCTGAACGACGCCTCAATAagttgaattttgaaaaagttattaagctatttgacaaaaatcactattttctaaatttataacttttNNNNNNNNNNNNNNNNNNNNNNNNNNNNNNNNNNNNNNNNNNNNNNNNNNNNNNNNNNNNNNNNNNNNNNNNNNNNNNNNNNNNNNNNNNNNNNNNNNNNaatattgttaaattgttttttaattcatgttttttttatcgttaataataataaattaattaattaagaataattaaaagagACTAATTACCTGATGCGATTGTtatgacaattatttttacaatactcAAAACACATCAACGAGTATAAATATTTGACATATTTATGGTCCAAATTATTGAACAAACTTTCTTCATCATCAGTATTGGTTAAATTGTTGATATGATTAATATAACCAGTGGTTAAAATtggaataatataattaacttgCTTGAAGCAATCGTCAATGAATTCTTCTACGCGTgagtaaacaaatttttcttgctcttgTAAAATCAAAACACCGATTTTAGGATTTTGCTCCCGGAATATTCGACAAATATTCTTGGATATATCTTCACCGTCTTTTGTAAATGTTAGCATTACAATGCTCCCATAACTTCGTTCATTTACTTTCTTCTTTTGACTAGTAATGTTCGAGgagcttaatttttttattggtacATTAGTCGAACAAATATTCTCACTTATTAGTGGCTTTAAAACTAATGGCACTCTGGGTAGTATTTTAGGCCTTTGAATTCctggaattaaaaattgtattactaatttttgatgaaatttataaaaatttttcaagaagaaatagaaaaattttctatgatTACTAAAGTAAATGCACAAATTATTGACATTGTAAGAAACATGgctaaaattactatttttttccatatttaGAATAAAGTTgttggatttttttaacattgttTTGATTAGTCTTTTGActagaaaatttatgttttttaaaagtactttctcaaattaaattatttatttcaactgACAAAGTCAATCACCCGGACACACTAATCATTGACAGCCTGACAAAATCAACTGATCTAATTAGTGACATAACGTTCTACCAATTATTGATACCCTCAATATCCCAAAGTCATTTATTTGCTGTACTAAATACAActcaagtattaaaaatatatatttatttattacttattattcaaattatttttaatatttttaaaataaatctttaggattaaaataaaaacaaaaagttacCGCGCTGTCTAAATTTACTGTCAACATCACCaagcttaaattttatgtCCAAATTATTGACATCCATTAttgcaaaattaataattattaaatagattgcaaatatttaatactattaattttttatcttttatttatttataaaaaaaatataatgtaaatagatgaaaaaaataattcaaaatgaGCTTTTTATTTGAGCGCTTGTCTCCAAAAtagttaaagaattttttgttcacGTCGCAATAGATTTgagttaactttttttctttattaattgatattttatattcttcactattgatttttttttttaattttataaattaaaagattgtataaaaaaggtcgtaatttaataaaagcatTTCTTctttgtaataataacaattttaagaaCCTTGTAATCAGATTAATTGAAATCAATAAATAGATGAAATATCGCTTGATCAGCATAATATTGCAAAACTTTGGACGTCAGATAGGAAAAACCATTATCAACAAATGAacagtgtaatttattatttaaaaaatgaaagactCGCTGAGCATGACCTTAAACTATTGACATAATAAAACGAAACATATTATCTAAGTGCATAGAGAGTAAAGAGTATCATATCAAAGTTACTTCACAATTCATCTAATAACAAGTAGTCATGGTCAAATTGAGATTATAAAGTTGATAAATCGTAGCAAGCGACGACTAGTCTTACTTGCAGACTGATTAATATTGTTTAAAGtgtaaattcataataaattttttgaaacttgTGAATGTGAATTTGAGCGAAGAATATGCCAAAGCTTACTTTGCTTTTGTTTCTTATAACTACAACAATAAACAACATTGTATTAGCAGAACCAGTTCATGATGCAAGAGTAATTATTGTTGGGTCAGGAGCAGCAGGTATAGCCGCTGCGtcaaaattacttcaaaatgGCTTTACTGATGTCAAAATTATTGAAGCTGAGAACCGAATTGGTGGTCGGCTTTGGGCAGTTAAAATCGGTGagattgtttattaattattgtattttttatttcttcattttttgttatttagataatttattattacttttgtttttgcaaaatatttaattttaaaaatgatgcATAGAAGTATACGATAACAAATCATGAGATAATGTTGCTACCTGGCggcaataataaatataaggacaataataaattattgaggTTTTCCGAAGATCCTGAGAAGTTTTTAGACTTGCGTTAAGAGAAATAAgctaaaatgtaaaaaatttattttttcaattgaaaaaaataaaattcactgaaaaaaaaaaattaacttgaatcaagagaaaaattcttgaactaagaaaataattttgaagagtttcattgtcttaaatcaagacgaaaaattcttaaattaagtaaaatttatactcaaatcaagaaaaatttcttaatttaagaacttttttactcaaatcaagaaaatgaaattcttcaaatttatctacttgattcaagtaaattttttttctgtgtagaaatcaaaaaataatgctctaaaaaaatttgacgacTCGCAGAAAATGTCGAcgtttaatataatttataaaaaattcaaaggtgatgatttgaataatttttttgtatttcttttCAAAAAGCACATCCAATGAGCGTGTTCAGCCGAACTAAGTCCTGAGTAAACTTAGT
The sequence above is drawn from the Cotesia glomerata isolate CgM1 linkage group LG4, MPM_Cglom_v2.3, whole genome shotgun sequence genome and encodes:
- the LOC123262487 gene encoding uncharacterized protein LOC123262487, translating into MLKKSNNFILNMEKNSNFSHVSYNVNNLCIYFRIQRPKILPRVPLVLKPLISENICSTNVPIKKLSSSNITSQKKKVNERSYGSIVMLTFTKDGEDISKNICRIFREQNPKIGVLILQEQEKFVYSRVEEFIDDCFKQVNYIIPILTTGYINHINNLTNTDDEESLFNNLDHKYVKYLYSLMCFEYCKNNCHNNRISGMTGWKKTVESCSE